In Deinococcus sedimenti, a single genomic region encodes these proteins:
- the arsB gene encoding arsenical efflux pump membrane protein ArsB: MWAVLIVLGTVALVVWQPRGLGAARAATLGAVVALLAGVVHLSDLPILWGATWNATLTLVGLIVLSLLLDAAGLFRWAALHVARWGGGSGRRLLALLVGLCAVVAALFANDGGVLILTPIVLELAGALRVSRAATLTLALAVGFVVDAASLPLTISNLTNIIAADAFRISFGGYAGVMLPVNLVVVAACLGTLLLFYGRTLPRRYDVADLPAPGSAVRSWGVFRAGCLVTPLLLAGAFLAEGVGVPLSAVVAVCAGLVWVVAARSAHVGTRAVLRAAPWNVVAFSLAMYTVVYGLRGAGVTGAYGAWLSGWAAHGTGAAVFASGLSVAGLSAGLNNLPALLTAILGIQGSDVSGAARQALVFGAVVGADIGPKLTPIGSLATLLWLHVLRGRGLEVGWGEYLRAGLRLTPPVLLAGLVALWVRLSIGT, translated from the coding sequence ATGTGGGCGGTGCTGATCGTGCTGGGAACCGTGGCGCTGGTGGTGTGGCAGCCGCGCGGGCTGGGGGCGGCGCGGGCCGCGACGCTGGGCGCGGTGGTGGCGCTGCTGGCGGGTGTGGTGCACCTGTCGGACCTGCCGATCCTCTGGGGCGCGACGTGGAACGCGACGTTGACGCTGGTGGGCCTGATCGTCCTGAGTCTGCTGCTGGACGCGGCGGGGCTGTTCCGCTGGGCGGCGCTGCACGTGGCGCGCTGGGGGGGTGGGAGTGGTCGGCGGCTGCTGGCGCTGCTGGTGGGGTTGTGCGCGGTGGTGGCGGCACTGTTCGCGAATGACGGTGGGGTGTTGATCCTCACGCCGATCGTGCTGGAACTGGCGGGCGCGCTGCGCGTGAGCCGCGCGGCGACATTGACGCTGGCGCTGGCGGTGGGGTTTGTGGTGGACGCGGCGAGTCTGCCGCTGACGATCAGCAACCTGACGAACATCATCGCGGCGGACGCCTTCCGGATCAGTTTCGGCGGGTACGCGGGCGTGATGCTGCCGGTGAATCTGGTCGTGGTCGCGGCGTGCCTGGGGACGCTGCTGCTGTTCTACGGGCGGACCCTGCCGCGCCGGTATGACGTGGCGGATCTGCCCGCGCCGGGCAGCGCGGTGCGGTCGTGGGGCGTGTTCCGGGCGGGGTGCCTCGTCACGCCGCTGCTGCTGGCCGGGGCGTTCCTGGCCGAGGGGGTGGGCGTGCCCCTCAGCGCGGTGGTGGCGGTGTGCGCGGGGCTGGTGTGGGTGGTCGCGGCGCGCAGCGCGCACGTGGGGACGCGGGCGGTGCTGCGCGCCGCACCGTGGAACGTGGTGGCGTTCAGTCTGGCGATGTACACGGTGGTGTACGGGTTGCGCGGTGCGGGCGTGACCGGTGCGTACGGCGCATGGCTCTCGGGCTGGGCGGCGCACGGGACGGGCGCGGCGGTGTTCGCGTCGGGCCTCAGCGTGGCGGGGCTCAGCGCGGGGCTGAACAACCTCCCGGCGCTGCTCACGGCGATCCTGGGCATCCAGGGCAGTGACGTGAGCGGTGCGGCGCGTCAGGCGCTGGTGTTCGGGGCGGTGGTCGGCGCAGATATCGGGCCGAAGCTCACGCCGATCGGCAGTCTGGCGACGCTCCTGTGGCTGCACGTCCTGCGCGGGCGGGGGCTGGAGGTCGGCTGGGGCGAGTACCTGCGCGCCGGGCTGCGCCTGACCCCGCCGGTTCTGCTGGCGGGCCTGGTGGCGCTGTGGGTGCGCCTGAGCATAGGGACATAA
- a CDS encoding ABC transporter ATP-binding protein: protein MPSGTGSGVGSYLGAMSLTTPPILAAPPFTLEVAGRPLARVPELYVQPGEVLHLCGPNGAGKTTLLRVLAGERPGGEVRVLGGAPGSRGARADTAWVPTDAALPDDLTVAEGLAFLAALWSRPAAPLLALAASLGLSRWLDAWPAELSRGTRQKVALSGALGLGCALTLLDEPFGTLDTTSRAALLDAIQARSAAGGVLIVTTHGEELAGLPVRRVTLEPA, encoded by the coding sequence GTGCCGTCTGGAACGGGCAGCGGCGTGGGGTCGTACCTGGGCGCGATGTCCCTCACTACTCCGCCGATCCTCGCCGCCCCGCCGTTCACGCTGGAGGTCGCGGGGCGGCCCCTCGCGCGCGTTCCGGAACTGTACGTGCAGCCGGGCGAGGTGCTGCACCTGTGCGGGCCGAACGGGGCGGGCAAGACGACCCTGCTGCGCGTCCTGGCCGGGGAACGACCGGGGGGCGAGGTGCGGGTGCTGGGCGGCGCGCCGGGCTCGCGGGGCGCGCGGGCGGACACGGCGTGGGTGCCGACGGACGCGGCCCTGCCGGACGACCTGACGGTCGCGGAGGGCCTGGCGTTCCTGGCGGCGCTGTGGTCCCGACCGGCGGCGCCGCTGCTGGCCCTGGCGGCATCGCTGGGGTTGTCGCGCTGGCTGGACGCGTGGCCTGCCGAGCTGTCGCGCGGCACGCGGCAGAAGGTCGCGCTGAGCGGCGCGCTGGGGCTGGGCTGCGCGCTGACGCTGCTGGACGAACCGTTCGGGACGCTGGACACCACCTCGCGCGCGGCGCTGCTGGACGCGATCCAGGCGCGGTCGGCGGCGGGTGGGGTGCTGATCGTCACGACGCACGGCGAGGAACTCGCGGGGCTGCCGGTCCGCCGCGTGACGCTGGAGCCCGCGTGA
- a CDS encoding endonuclease/exonuclease/phosphatase family protein, whose product MNRILTRWLPRLLAGVIVLVAVLAGVVYALTDHPKPVQAADLTCPATAPTLKAGQDVRVMNWNVQYLAGRGYVFFYDTLAGDGPDTRPSPQNIARTLDEVTAAIRQENPDLVLLQEVDRDSRRTDYADQLALIQAKLNGAYPCSATTYYHRATFVPHPSIMGRVGLSLSTLSRYRMDSATRYQLPRICGDPVTVAFNFKRAVLGVTLPVQGGQPLSAFNTHMDAFAQGCDTMSNQVAFIGDLLGRTSAPWVIGGDFNLLGTRAAYDRLRDREKAYFNPDTELAPLTAKYASFPSPAQIDSGNPAFITHYPNDPAVGKPDRTIDYYFYSPGLNHTAERVRQDDPKISDHYALLTTLTLP is encoded by the coding sequence ATGAACCGAATCCTGACGCGGTGGCTGCCGCGCCTCCTGGCTGGCGTGATCGTCCTCGTTGCCGTCCTGGCGGGCGTCGTGTACGCCCTGACCGACCACCCGAAACCCGTTCAGGCCGCCGACCTGACCTGCCCCGCCACGGCCCCGACCCTGAAGGCCGGGCAGGACGTGCGCGTCATGAACTGGAACGTGCAGTACCTCGCCGGGCGCGGGTACGTGTTCTTCTACGACACCCTCGCCGGGGACGGCCCCGACACCCGCCCCAGCCCCCAGAACATCGCCCGCACGCTCGACGAGGTCACCGCGGCCATCCGCCAGGAAAATCCCGACCTCGTCTTACTGCAGGAAGTCGACCGGGACAGCCGACGCACCGACTACGCCGACCAGCTGGCCCTGATCCAGGCGAAACTGAACGGCGCGTACCCCTGCTCGGCCACCACGTACTACCACCGCGCGACGTTCGTGCCGCACCCCAGCATCATGGGCAGGGTGGGCCTGAGCCTGTCCACGCTCAGCCGGTACCGCATGGACAGCGCCACCCGCTACCAGCTACCGCGCATCTGCGGGGACCCCGTCACGGTCGCGTTCAACTTCAAACGCGCCGTGCTGGGCGTGACCCTGCCCGTGCAGGGCGGCCAGCCCCTGAGTGCCTTCAACACCCACATGGACGCCTTCGCGCAGGGCTGCGACACCATGAGCAATCAGGTGGCGTTCATCGGTGACCTGCTCGGCCGCACGAGCGCCCCCTGGGTGATCGGCGGGGACTTCAACCTGCTGGGCACCCGCGCCGCGTACGACCGCCTGCGCGACCGTGAGAAGGCGTACTTCAACCCCGACACCGAACTCGCCCCCCTGACCGCCAAGTACGCGTCGTTCCCCAGCCCCGCGCAGATCGACAGCGGCAACCCCGCGTTCATCACCCACTACCCCAACGACCCCGCCGTCGGCAAACCCGACCGGACCATCGACTACTACTTCTACTCGCCGGGCCTGAACCACACCGCCGAACGCGTCCGGCAGGACGACCCCAAGATCAGCGACCACTACGCGCTGCTGACCACCCTCACCCTGCCCTGA